A window of Hippoglossus stenolepis isolate QCI-W04-F060 chromosome 18, HSTE1.2, whole genome shotgun sequence contains these coding sequences:
- the ptbp3 gene encoding polypyrimidine tract-binding protein 3, producing the protein MSTVDLSTVDGSDRPCVSEPAQSVPSRVLHLRHLPVDISEQEVLALALPFGRVSKLITLRTKNQAFLEMASEEAAVTMVNYYTSAPPTVRNQPIFIQYSNHRELKTDNLTNQRAQAALQAINAAAVHSGNMVTGGEGRGLLPGQSPVLRIIVENLFYPVTLEVLQQIFSKFGSVLKIITFTRNNQFQALLQFSDAVHAQHAKASLDGQNIYNSCCTLRIDFSKLSALNVKYNNDKSRDFTRADLPTGELEPTAAFGVALPPYGAAAFPPTFHQHTGLSMSAIPGSLVSPPRVSLHVAPPAIHSVLLVSNLNPESVSPHCLFILFGVYGDVQRVKILFNKKENALVQMSDGTQAQLAMSHLNGQRLHGNVIRVTLSKHPVVQLPRGGAGQEEQTLTRDFSGSALHRFKKPGSKNFNNIFPPSATLHLSNIPSSVSEDVLKDLFSSSGFTVKAFKFFQKDRKMALMQLASVEEAIEALIALHDHQLDHNQHLRVSFSKSTI; encoded by the exons ATGAGCACTGTCGACCTGTCCACAG TGGATGGCTCTGATAGGCCGTGTGTTTCTGAGCCAGCCCAGTCTGTCCCGTCTCGGGTCCTTCACCTGCGCCATCTTCCTGTTGACATCTCTGAACAGGAAGTGCTCGCTCTGGCGCTTCCCTTTGGCCGAGTTAGTAAACTGATCACACTGAGGACAAAGAACCAG GCATTTTTAGAGATGGCctcagaggaagctgctgttaccatggtgaaCTACTACACCTCAGCCCCGCCCACAGTCAGGAACCAGCCAATCTTCATTCAGTACTCCAACCACCGCGAGCTCAAGACCGACAATCTGACAAATCAG AGAGCTCAGGCAGCGCTGCAGGCCAtcaatgcagcagcagtgcattctgggaacATGGTAACAGGAGGGGAGGGGCGGGGCTTACTCCCGGGTCAGAGTCCCGTCCTGAGGATCATCGTAGAGAATTTATTTTACCCGGTGACACTGGAGGTTCTGCAGCAg atctTCAGTAAGTTCGGTTCTGTACTGAAAATCATCACGTTCACCAGAAACAATCAGTTTCAGGCTCTGCTGCAGTTTAGTGATGCTGTGCACGCTCAGCACGCCAAAGCT TCTCTGGACGGTCAGAACATCTACAACAGCTGCTGCACGCTGAGGATCGACTTTTCCAAACTGAGCGCGCTCAACGTCAAATACAACAACGACAAGAGCCGAGACTTCACCAGAGCCGACCTGCCGACGGGCGAGCTGGAGCCCACTGCTGCATTCG gtgtAGCTCTCCCTCCATACGGAGCAGCAGCTTTCCCACCTACCTTCCACCAGCACACAG GTTTGTCGATGTCGGCCATCCCCGGCTCGTTGGTGTCTCCGCCTCGTGTTTCCTTGCATGTAGCGCCTCCTGCTATCCACTCGGTGCTGCTGGTGTCTAACCTGAACCCAGAG agcGTTTCTCCACACTGCCTCTTCATCCTGTTTG gtgtttatGGGGACGTTCAGAGAGTGAAGATCCTCTTTAATAAGAAGGAAAATGCTCTGGTTCAGATGAGCGATGGCACTCAGGCTCAACTGG CAATGAGTCACCTTAACGGCCAGCGTCTCCATGGTAATGTGATTCGGGTGACGTTGTCCAAACACCCAGTAGTGCAGCTGCCTCGTGGGGGGGCGGGGCAGGAAGAGCAGACGCTGACTCGGGACTTCTCAGGCTCCGCACTCCACCGCTTCAAAAAACCTGGATCCAAAAattttaacaacattttccCTCCGTCAGCGACGCTGCACCTCTCCAACATCCC cTCCTCGGTCAGTGAAGACGTGTTGAAggatttattttcctccagTGGATTCACCGTCAAAGCCTTCAAGTTTTTCCA GAAAGACAGGAAGATGGCTCTGATGCAGCTGGCGTCGGTGGAGGAGGCCATCGAAGCTCTGATCGCTCTGCACGACCATCAGCTGGACCACAACCAGCACCTCCGGGTCTCCTTCTCCAAGTCCACcatctga
- the ugcg gene encoding ceramide glucosyltransferase, whose protein sequence is MALLELAMQGLAVFGFILFFVLWLMHLMSIIYVRLHLHKKRSEVKQSFGQQAGVSLLKPLKGVDPNLISNLETFFTLDYPKYEILLCVQDQDDPAVDVCKKLLGKYPNVDARLFIGGKKVGINPKINNLMPGYEGAKYGLVWICDSGIRVKPDTLTDLTNQMTEKVGLVHGLPYVADRQGFAATLEQVYFGTSHPRSYISANVTGIKCVTGMSCLMRKDVLDQAGGLVSFAQYIAEDYFMAKAIADRGWKFSMATQVALQNSGSYSIGQFQSRMIRWTKLRINMLPGTVLEPVSECFLASLIIGWAAHYVFRWDMMAFFMCHCLAWFICDYIQLTGVQGGALCFSKLDFAVAWFIRESMAVQIFLSALWDPTISWRTGRYRLRCGGTADEILDV, encoded by the exons ATGGCCCTGCTGGAGCTCGCCATGCAGGGACTCGCCGTGTTCGGCTTCATCTTGTTCTTCGTCCTGTGGCTCATGCACCTCATGTCCATCATCTACGT gCGTCTCCACCTCCATaagaagaggtcagaggtcaaacagtCATTTGGGCAGCAAGCAGGAGTTTCTCTGTTGAAGCCTCTGAAGGGCGTGGACCCAAACCTCATCTCCAACCTGGAGACGTTCTTTACTCTGGATTACCCCAAG TACGAGATCTTGCTCTGCGTCCAGGATCAGGACGATCCCGCTGTCGACGTCTGTAAGAAACTTTTGGGAAAATATCCGAATGTCGACGCTCGTTTATTCATCG GGGGGAAGAAAGTAGGAATCAACCCAAAGATCAACAACCTGATGCCTGGTTACGAAGGAGCCAAGTACGGGCTGGTGTGGATCTGTGACAGCGGCATCAGAG tgaaACCTGACACCCTGACAgatctgaccaatcagatgaCAGAGAAGGTGGGATTGGTCCACGGGCTGCCTTATGTTGCCGACCGGCAAGGCTTCGCTGCCACACTGGAGCAG GTGTATTTTGGGACGTCTCATCCTCGATCCTACATCTCGGCGAATGTGACGGGGATAAAGTGCGTAACAGGGATGTCGTGTCTAATGAGGAAGGACGTGTTGGATCAGGCCGGCGGTTTGGTCTCTTTCGCTCAGTACATCGCTGAAGATTACTTCATGGCTAAAGCCATCGCAGACAG AGGCTGGAAGTTCTCCATGGCAACGCAGGTGGCGCTGCAGAACTCAGGGTCTTATTCCATTGGCCAGTTTCAGTCCCGTATGATCAG atggACTAAACTGAGGATCAACATGCTTCCTGGCACCGTGTTGGAGCCCGTCTCCGAGTGCTTCCTGGCCAGCCTCATTATTGGCTGGGCTGCTCATTACGTGTTCAG GTGGGACATGATGGCGTTCTTCATGTGTCACTGTTTGGCCTGGTTTATTTGCGACTACATTCAACTCACTGGAGTTCAG GGCGGCGCTCTCTGCTTCTCGAAGCTGGACTTTGCAGTGGCGTGGTTCATCAGAGAGTCGATGGCGGTGCAGATCTTCCTGTCGGCTCTGTGGGACCCGACTATCAGCTGGAGAACCGGTCGATACCGGCTCCGCTGTGGCGGCACCGCTGATGAGATCCTCGATGTGTAG